A stretch of the Corynebacterium maris DSM 45190 genome encodes the following:
- the nth gene encoding endonuclease III, giving the protein MSSPPAGSRTPARRRAVGAHPAAHGAETDLGRTRRARRINRTLAAAYPDAHAELDYTNPLELLVATVLSAQTTDVRVNQVTPALFKRYPTAAAYAAADRADVERLIRPTGFYRAKAGHLIGLGEALMARHDGQVPEALEDLVDLPGVGRKTAHVVRGNAFDHPGITVDTHFSRLVRRWGLTEEKDPVKIERAVGDLIEKSEWTMYSHRVIWHGRRICHARKAACGACPIAYDCPSYGVAGPADPEDAAALITSPDRDHLLALAGLDG; this is encoded by the coding sequence ATGTCGTCGCCACCCGCAGGTTCCCGCACTCCCGCCCGACGCCGGGCCGTAGGCGCGCACCCGGCCGCCCACGGCGCCGAAACCGACCTGGGGCGCACCCGCAGGGCCCGCCGCATCAACCGCACCCTGGCCGCGGCCTACCCGGACGCGCACGCGGAACTCGACTACACCAACCCCCTGGAACTGCTCGTCGCGACGGTGCTGTCCGCCCAGACCACCGACGTGCGCGTCAACCAGGTCACGCCCGCCCTGTTCAAGCGCTATCCGACGGCCGCCGCCTACGCCGCCGCCGACCGCGCCGACGTGGAGCGGCTCATCCGCCCGACCGGTTTTTACCGGGCCAAGGCGGGCCACCTCATCGGGCTGGGGGAGGCGCTCATGGCCCGCCACGACGGCCAGGTGCCCGAAGCCCTCGAAGACCTCGTGGACTTGCCCGGCGTGGGCCGGAAAACAGCCCATGTGGTCCGCGGCAACGCCTTTGACCATCCCGGCATCACCGTGGACACCCACTTTTCCCGCCTGGTGCGGCGGTGGGGCCTGACCGAGGAAAAAGACCCCGTCAAGATCGAGCGTGCGGTCGGGGACCTCATCGAGAAGTCCGAGTGGACGATGTATTCCCACCGGGTGATCTGGCACGGCCGCCGCATCTGCCACGCCCGCAAGGCCGCGTGCGGGGCCTGCCCGATCGCCTACGACTGCCCCAGCTACGGCGTGGCCGGCCCCGCCGACCCGGAGGACGCGGCCGCGCTGATCACCAGCCCCGACCGCGACCACCTCCTGGCGCTGGCCGGGCTGGACGGCTGA
- a CDS encoding TlpA family protein disulfide reductase: MNRSIVAMTVAAVIATVAVIAGAVYLLQAGPGADDAAAPTAATTPAETPAEGDEDDVPARPDCPADGAGGIALPCLGAETGAQPQAEGITVVNLWAWWCGPCRDELPYFDDFAAEYPEYTVVGVHADGNPGNGAAFLNDLGVEMPSYQDSDNTFAGTLGLPAVVPITVIFEGTEQLAMYPQPFESTAELAAAVDEAVAAAEV; this comes from the coding sequence TTGAATCGAAGCATCGTGGCGATGACCGTCGCCGCCGTGATCGCGACCGTCGCCGTGATCGCCGGCGCCGTGTACCTCCTGCAGGCCGGGCCGGGGGCGGACGACGCCGCGGCCCCCACCGCAGCGACCACGCCGGCCGAGACCCCGGCAGAGGGCGACGAGGACGACGTCCCCGCCCGCCCCGACTGCCCGGCCGACGGCGCCGGCGGGATCGCGCTGCCGTGCCTCGGCGCGGAGACCGGCGCGCAGCCGCAGGCCGAGGGGATCACCGTGGTCAACCTCTGGGCCTGGTGGTGCGGGCCCTGCCGCGACGAGCTGCCCTACTTCGACGACTTCGCCGCCGAGTACCCCGAGTACACCGTGGTGGGCGTCCACGCCGACGGCAACCCCGGCAACGGCGCCGCCTTCCTCAACGACCTCGGCGTCGAGATGCCCAGCTACCAGGACAGCGACAACACCTTCGCCGGCACGCTCGGCCTGCCCGCGGTGGTGCCCATCACGGTAATATTCGAGGGAACCGAACAACTGGCCATGTACCCCCAGCCTTTCGAATCCACCGCGGAACTGGCCGCCGCGGTGGACGAGGCAGTCGCCGCCGCGGAGGTGTGA
- a CDS encoding NUDIX hydrolase has product MTYPDYPDQPGRNTVLRPETAPEWLRPLTETPDTEAIRRTLGVKPGVRPRPDKQAAVLMLFAGARDATALPADAGVLLTHRAPTMRTHSGQMAFPGGRIDATDDNVVDTALREAWEETGLRRDSVTPIAQLPEMHVRSNGYPVHPIIAYWDEPEELYPASEEETDDVFTASIEELADPASRLTVGWGPWRGPAFQVRGYVVWGFTGGLLASALATAGWEDEWDRDTVHDLSTVLAASRNNESMD; this is encoded by the coding sequence GTGACCTACCCCGATTACCCGGATCAGCCGGGCAGAAACACGGTTCTGCGGCCGGAGACGGCGCCGGAGTGGCTGCGGCCGCTGACCGAAACCCCCGACACCGAAGCCATCCGCCGCACTCTTGGGGTGAAACCGGGCGTGCGGCCGCGGCCGGACAAGCAGGCCGCCGTCCTCATGCTGTTCGCCGGGGCCCGTGACGCGACGGCGCTGCCCGCCGACGCCGGGGTGCTGCTGACCCACCGGGCGCCGACGATGCGCACCCACTCCGGTCAAATGGCCTTCCCCGGCGGGCGCATCGACGCCACCGACGACAACGTCGTGGACACCGCCCTGCGCGAGGCCTGGGAGGAAACCGGCCTGCGGCGTGACTCCGTCACCCCCATCGCGCAGCTGCCGGAGATGCACGTGCGCTCCAACGGCTACCCCGTCCACCCGATCATCGCCTACTGGGACGAACCGGAGGAGCTGTATCCCGCCAGCGAGGAGGAGACCGACGACGTGTTCACCGCCTCCATCGAGGAGCTCGCCGACCCGGCCAGCCGCCTCACCGTCGGGTGGGGCCCTTGGCGGGGACCCGCCTTCCAGGTCCGCGGCTACGTCGTGTGGGGGTTCACCGGCGGGTTGCTGGCCTCCGCGTTGGCCACCGCCGGCTGGGAGGACGAGTGGGATCGGGACACCGTGCACGACCTGTCGACGGTCCTCGCGGCCTCGCGCAACAATGAATCAATGGACTAA
- a CDS encoding MarP family serine protease: MTASLIVDAVIVLVGVLALTSGWRQGAISSVLSAVGVVAGLIIGFVAAPPVMGLTESVPLRLLLALGVVVLLVSLGNLIGATLGASVRGRMRQRLTQRLDSVVGAAFQLVAVLLVVWLIAIPLAAGLGPGAAAAIRGSAVLGGVGKVVPDSWRELPAEASAMLSQSGLPPIIESLERAPAEVEAPNIEVADRELVEELRPSVIHILGDSRTCSRRLMGSGFVTEEDYVITNAHVVAGTERVRLDTVLGMQEADVVYYDPGVDIAVLYAPGLAITPLDWAEAPADTGADAVVMGYPESGPFEAAPARISDRLTIAGPDIYATGRVEREAYTVRGSIREGNSGGPLLNDSGDVLGVVFGAAVDDSDTGYALTAGEVAERVGDVTAYTQPVDTQQCVS, from the coding sequence GTGACCGCCAGCCTCATCGTCGACGCCGTCATCGTGCTCGTCGGCGTCCTCGCCCTGACCAGCGGCTGGCGCCAGGGCGCGATCTCGTCCGTCCTCTCCGCGGTCGGCGTCGTCGCGGGCCTGATCATCGGTTTCGTGGCCGCCCCGCCGGTGATGGGGTTGACGGAGTCGGTGCCCCTGCGGCTGCTGTTGGCGTTGGGGGTGGTCGTGCTGCTGGTCAGCCTCGGCAATCTCATCGGCGCCACTTTGGGCGCGAGCGTGCGCGGGCGGATGCGCCAACGCCTCACCCAGCGCCTCGATTCGGTGGTCGGCGCGGCCTTCCAGCTCGTCGCCGTCCTGCTGGTCGTCTGGTTGATCGCGATTCCTCTGGCCGCGGGGCTGGGGCCGGGCGCGGCCGCCGCCATCCGCGGTTCCGCGGTGCTGGGCGGCGTCGGCAAGGTCGTGCCCGACTCCTGGCGGGAGCTGCCCGCCGAGGCCTCGGCCATGCTCAGCCAGTCCGGCCTGCCGCCGATCATCGAGTCACTGGAGCGTGCCCCCGCCGAAGTGGAGGCGCCCAACATTGAGGTCGCCGACCGTGAACTCGTCGAGGAGTTGCGGCCGTCGGTCATCCACATCCTGGGTGACTCGCGCACCTGCAGCCGCCGCCTCATGGGGTCCGGATTCGTCACCGAGGAGGATTACGTGATCACCAACGCGCACGTGGTCGCCGGCACGGAGCGGGTGCGCCTGGACACGGTGCTGGGTATGCAGGAGGCCGACGTGGTCTACTACGACCCGGGCGTGGACATCGCGGTGCTGTACGCCCCGGGCCTGGCCATCACGCCGCTGGACTGGGCCGAGGCCCCCGCGGACACCGGCGCGGACGCCGTGGTCATGGGGTATCCGGAATCCGGCCCCTTCGAAGCCGCACCCGCCCGCATCAGCGACCGGCTGACCATCGCGGGCCCCGACATCTACGCCACCGGGCGCGTGGAGCGGGAGGCCTACACGGTGCGCGGCTCCATCCGGGAGGGCAACTCCGGCGGGCCGCTTCTGAACGATTCGGGCGACGTGTTGGGCGTGGTCTTCGGCGCGGCCGTCGACGACAGCGACACCGGCTACGCGCTCACCGCCGGGGAGGTCGCCGAGCGGGTGGGCGACGTGACGGCCTACACGCAACCCGTCGACACGCAGCAGTGCGTGAGTTAA
- a CDS encoding alpha/beta fold hydrolase has translation MADPTPPQPLPPSVVELDGPFTHEFVHTRGLRLHAAVAGDPADPLIVLLHGAFGGWFDYRHVIAPLAQAGYHVAAVDLRGYGMSDKPPAPQSSNLRMLASDVAGVIPALGHDDAVVVGADTGGTVAWSLATTHPERVAALVSVSSAHPVDLRRAAAARPWNFVWILARAAFFRLPSRLWASSRRLRDRGHEFHLRLNTTAQFQQSPRFSEELELRRRAAAISNAAASAVHNARVLLAAAPLAWISAKVPSATLLVHPDQGLWTHVVRRARVRVTGRVAQARVPGTKTEPHVENPQGFVDTLLEFLRAGE, from the coding sequence ATGGCCGACCCCACGCCCCCGCAGCCGCTGCCGCCCTCCGTCGTGGAGCTGGACGGCCCCTTCACCCATGAGTTCGTGCACACCCGCGGACTGCGGCTGCACGCGGCCGTCGCCGGCGACCCGGCGGATCCGTTGATCGTCCTGCTGCACGGCGCTTTCGGTGGCTGGTTCGACTACCGCCACGTCATCGCGCCGCTGGCGCAGGCGGGTTATCACGTCGCCGCCGTGGACCTGCGCGGCTACGGGATGAGCGACAAGCCGCCGGCGCCGCAGAGCTCGAACCTGCGGATGCTGGCCAGCGACGTCGCGGGCGTGATCCCGGCGCTCGGGCACGACGACGCGGTGGTCGTCGGCGCGGACACCGGCGGGACGGTGGCCTGGTCGCTGGCCACCACCCACCCGGAACGGGTCGCGGCGCTGGTATCGGTGTCCTCGGCGCACCCGGTGGATCTGCGCCGGGCCGCGGCCGCCCGGCCTTGGAACTTCGTGTGGATCCTCGCCCGCGCCGCGTTCTTCCGCCTGCCGTCGCGCCTGTGGGCGAGCTCGCGGCGGTTGCGCGACCGGGGGCACGAATTCCACCTGCGGTTGAACACGACCGCGCAGTTCCAGCAGTCCCCGCGATTTTCCGAAGAGTTGGAGCTGCGGCGGCGGGCGGCGGCGATCAGCAACGCGGCGGCCTCCGCGGTGCACAACGCGCGCGTACTGCTGGCCGCCGCACCCTTGGCGTGGATATCGGCGAAGGTGCCGTCGGCGACGCTGCTGGTGCATCCGGACCAGGGGTTGTGGACGCATGTGGTGCGCCGCGCCCGCGTGCGGGTGACCGGCCGGGTGGCGCAGGCGCGGGTGCCGGGCACGAAGACGGAGCCGCACGTGGAGAACCCGCAGGGTTTCGTGGACACGCTCCTGGAGTTCCTCCGGGCGGGGGAATGA
- a CDS encoding phage holin family protein, giving the protein MSTNDGLYTDGSSAFSAKVNSIPLNDVDSSTGSENSIGDLVSHATAQTSSLIRSEIELAKTEITGEIKKGAIGGGLFAVAGVIALYSSFFFFFFAAELLAIWLDRWAAFLIVFLVMLVLAAVFALVGWNRFKKIKAPKATMESVGELKHLKPGQAQKNLAAQDAGLYT; this is encoded by the coding sequence GTGAGCACCAACGACGGACTGTACACAGACGGATCTTCCGCGTTTTCCGCGAAAGTCAATTCCATCCCGCTCAACGACGTCGACTCCTCCACGGGCAGCGAGAACTCCATCGGCGACCTCGTCTCCCACGCCACGGCCCAGACGTCGTCCCTCATCCGCTCGGAGATCGAGCTGGCCAAAACGGAGATCACCGGCGAAATCAAGAAGGGCGCGATCGGCGGCGGGCTCTTCGCCGTGGCCGGCGTCATCGCCCTCTACTCCTCCTTCTTCTTTTTCTTCTTCGCCGCGGAACTCCTCGCCATCTGGCTGGACCGCTGGGCGGCGTTCCTGATCGTCTTTTTGGTCATGCTGGTGCTGGCGGCGGTGTTCGCCCTCGTCGGCTGGAACCGCTTCAAGAAGATCAAGGCGCCGAAGGCCACGATGGAATCAGTCGGGGAACTCAAACACCTCAAGCCCGGTCAGGCGCAGAAGAACCTGGCCGCCCAGGACGCCGGCCTGTACACCTAG
- a CDS encoding Fic family protein, whose translation MSATDPLSPLLALGEVAVLAERATAAIARVHRRPAALRKPELIVGESVLRGARTSTLIDGHPAPVDKEPAGAFGAAVSVYGLLAPGVIQDNAAVFRRSPANVVARMDVAAGGPGVPTSEDGPQRLQALARLLGDDRVNAAVLPQVVHAEIVARELFGERSGLIGRAASRLVAVATGVDPRGLAVPEIYLNRHRAEYREALAGWSRDTEGMRAALEFLLRAWIQGAAEADAIVQAA comes from the coding sequence ATGTCTGCCACCGACCCGCTGTCCCCGTTGCTCGCCCTCGGTGAGGTGGCCGTGCTCGCCGAGCGCGCCACCGCGGCCATCGCCCGGGTGCACCGTCGTCCCGCGGCCTTGCGGAAACCGGAGCTCATCGTCGGTGAGTCCGTCCTGCGCGGGGCGCGGACCTCGACGCTCATCGACGGCCACCCCGCGCCCGTCGACAAGGAGCCCGCGGGGGCGTTCGGCGCGGCCGTCAGCGTTTATGGGCTGCTGGCGCCGGGGGTGATCCAGGACAACGCTGCGGTGTTCCGCCGGTCGCCGGCGAATGTCGTCGCCCGCATGGACGTCGCGGCGGGCGGGCCCGGCGTGCCGACGTCCGAGGACGGGCCGCAACGGCTGCAGGCGCTGGCGCGGCTGCTGGGCGACGACAGGGTCAACGCCGCGGTCTTGCCGCAGGTGGTGCACGCCGAGATCGTCGCCCGGGAGTTGTTCGGCGAGCGCAGCGGGCTGATCGGGCGGGCGGCGTCGCGGCTGGTGGCGGTGGCCACCGGCGTCGACCCCCGTGGCCTGGCCGTGCCCGAGATCTACCTCAACCGGCACCGGGCCGAGTACCGGGAGGCGCTGGCGGGTTGGAGCCGGGACACGGAAGGGATGCGGGCGGCGTTGGAGTTTTTGCTGCGGGCCTGGATCCAGGGGGCGGCGGAGGCCGACGCCATCGTCCAGGCCGCCTGA
- a CDS encoding HAD family hydrolase — translation MAPQETPPGEDRTPPTPSPRVAAFFDLDKTIIATSSAFAFGREFMHNGLISYLDALQLSLAKSSYMVIGQSSEKMDSTRDQLTNLVAGWSVDEVGRIASEAMHSVVTPAIYAEARELITFHQSAGHDVIIISASASQLVEPIAKELGIDQVVATELEVVDGRFTGEVDFYCKGPAKADAIMAMAESHGYDLAASFAYSDSATDIPMLEQVGNPVAVNPDRQMKKHALDNGWELRSFRDPVPLLTMPNAREMGIGAGVVASIAALTAGGLWIAQRSRGNDGDRSA, via the coding sequence ACAAAACGATCATCGCCACCTCCTCCGCCTTCGCCTTCGGCAGGGAATTCATGCACAACGGGCTGATCAGCTACCTGGACGCGCTGCAGCTGTCGCTGGCCAAAAGCAGCTACATGGTCATCGGCCAGTCCAGCGAGAAGATGGACTCCACCCGCGACCAGCTGACGAACCTGGTGGCCGGCTGGTCCGTCGACGAGGTCGGCCGCATCGCCTCAGAAGCGATGCACTCCGTGGTCACCCCGGCGATCTACGCCGAGGCCCGGGAGCTGATCACCTTCCACCAAAGCGCCGGCCACGACGTCATCATCATCTCCGCCTCCGCCTCGCAACTGGTCGAGCCCATCGCGAAGGAGCTGGGCATCGACCAAGTCGTGGCCACCGAGCTCGAGGTCGTCGACGGGCGTTTCACCGGCGAGGTCGACTTTTACTGCAAGGGCCCGGCCAAGGCGGACGCCATCATGGCCATGGCCGAGTCCCACGGCTACGACTTGGCCGCCAGCTTCGCCTACTCCGACTCCGCCACCGACATCCCGATGCTGGAGCAGGTGGGCAACCCCGTGGCCGTCAACCCCGACCGGCAGATGAAAAAACACGCCCTGGACAACGGCTGGGAGCTGCGCTCCTTCCGCGACCCCGTCCCCCTGTTGACCATGCCGAACGCCCGCGAAATGGGCATCGGCGCCGGGGTGGTCGCCAGCATCGCCGCGCTGACCGCCGGCGGTCTGTGGATCGCGCAGCGCAGCCGCGGCAACGACGGGGACCGCAGCGCCTGA